The nucleotide sequence CATACCTACTGGTTCTCGGCCTGGACGATCGAAGACTGGCTGTCCTGTTGCAATGCGGTCCCGCGCGAGTTCTTCGCTTGATCTCGCGAGATCAGGAACGCCCCGACCAAGACGAGCAGAACACCGGAACCGAGAAACGCCAGGTCATAGACAAGATGGTCAGGAGTTTCCCTGACGTGGTGCAGATGCAGAATGTGATGGTCAAGAATCCCTTCCACCAGATTGAACATTCCCCACCCCAGCGGCAATCCTCCCGCGAGCGTGTAGCCCGACCAGGGAACATCCGCCCTGTTACTGGCCTTCCATAACAGGAGCAGTCCAGTGCAAGTCATCACCCAGTTAAACAGATGGAACATCCCGTCCCAGAACATGTTGATTTCCAGATTTCGAATCACAACCAAAGGGTCGGGATCAACTTGGGGATACTTCGCCGACAACATCCCATGCGCTTGCAGGATCTGATGGAACACAATTCCGTCCAGGAATCCACCCAATCCGATCCCGAGAGCCGTTGCCGCAGCGATCAGAGGGCCTCGATGGGTTTTCATCTTGTTTCTCGCAGGGAGGAAAAGTTCGGTTCGGAGTAGGTCGTCGCAGGATCCCCAGACGGTTCCGTCGCCGCAGTGCGAATGGGGCAACCGAGGTAGAGCCAGCGCAGGACGAGGCAAAAGACGGCGAAGGGCAAGACCATCACGAGAGTGTTCGGCAGGAACGACGCGGAAAAGATTTCATCGCGGACCTGATTGACGCCGTTTGTCCCCTCGCAGAATGGACAGGCCAGCAGTGTGATCGCCATCGGCGTCTCTCCCATGATTTCTGATTAGGCCAAGCAGATTCCGTGGCCGCCCGTGTCGCAGCTGGATCAATCGGCAGTGCTCTCGAGCAATGGCCGACGACTCCCGGGAGAGGTCGTGGTGCAACGAGCGTTCCGGCGGAGCAATCAGGCAGACTGGATTCCGGACGATCCCATTCCAGCAGGCAGATGTCGATCTTTACGCACCCTTGACCCCATCAAATGTTGCGTTCGCTCCTTCGGCAAGGCTCGAAAATACGGCTTGCTGAAACGTCAGGCTGGACGTTGACCATCCAGCAACGTCGTCGCGGAACGGTTGCGGCCGTTCTGTTTACGCCCCCTTGCGGCAGGAGGAGTCCAACCGGAATTGCCGGTTTCTCCGCAGGCGGACTTCGCTTGAAGCCGCGATCCGATACACTTGAGCTGATCCTCTCTTTCGGAAAGCGATGCCCCATGCCCGAATTTCAAATTGCGAGTCCGTTCCAACCTTCGGGGGACCAGCCCGCCGCCATCGAATCACTCGTCCGAGGCATTCGCGAGGGCAAGAAGGACCAGGTGCTGCTGGGTGTCACCGGTTCGGGCAAGACCTTCACCATGGCGAATGTTATTCAGCAGATGCAGCGACCAGCGCTCATCCTGTCGCACAACAAGACGCTGGCAGCTCAGTTGTACGGCGAATTTCGCGAGTTCTTCCCCAACAACGCCGTGGCCTATTTCGTCAGTTATTATGACTACTACCAGCCAGAAGCTTACATCCCTCAACGAGACATCTACATCGAGAAGGATTCCTCAATCAACGAGGAAATCGATCGTCTGCGATTGCTGGCGACGAGTGCCCTGGTCAGTCGCCGTGACGTGATCGTTGTGGCCAGTGTCAGTTGTATTTATGGATTGGGTTCTCCCAAAGATTACCTCGAAATGATGGTGCCACTGACCGTGGGAGGAACCATCGATCGAGATGACCTGCTGCGGCGACTTTGTGACATCCAGTATTCACGGAACGATATCGCCCCCGCCCGCAGTAATTTCCGTGTCCGGGGGGATGTGATCGAAGTCTGGCCCGCTTATGAAGAATTTGCCTACCGGATCGAACTGTGGGGTGATGAGGTCGAGAAGCTGTCGATCATCAATCCCCTGACCGGGGAAGAAGCCCAGCGACTCAACGACATCTACATTTACCCCGCCAAGCATTATGTCCTTCCCGAAGACAGGATCACTTCCGCGACCGATGAGATCGAGAACGAGCTGAACGTTCAACTCGAAAAGTTCCAGCAGGAAGGGAAGCTGATCGAGCGGCAGCGGCTCAACGCCCGAACGCGACACGACCTGGAACTTTTGCGTGAGATGGGATTCTGTCCGGGGATTGAAAATTACAGCCGTGCTCTGTCCGGTCGAAAACCGGGTGAACCGCCGTTTACGCTGCTCGACTTCTTCCCCGACGATTTTCTGCTGTTCGTCGATGAATCCCATGTCAGCATCCCCCAGATTCGGGCGATGTTTAATGGTGACCAGGCCCGTAAGACGACACTGGTCGAACATGGCTTTCGCCTGCCGATGGCACTGGATAACCGGCCGCTCAAGTTCGAAGAATGGAATGCCCGGCGCAAGCAGACCATCTTCGTGTCCGCCACTCCCGCCGACTGGGAAATTGAGCAGACTGCAGGAGAGGTTGTCGAACAGGTGATCCGTCCCACGGGTCTGCTCGACCCCACCATCTCCATCCACCCTGCCCGAGGCCAGGTGCCCCATCTGATCGAACAGATCAAGGCAAGGACCGATAAAGGTCAACGAACACTGGTCACGACATTGACCAAACGGCTTTCCGAAGACCTGACGAATTACCTCACGGAAGAAGGAATCAAATGCGCCTGGCTGCACTCGGAACTCGATGCCTTCGAACGTGTCGAAATTCTCAGAAACCTGCGTGAAGGAAAGTACGACGCCGTCGTCGGCGTGAACCTGCTCCGCGAAGGGATCGACGTCCCCGAAGTGTCGCTGGTGGCCATCCTCGATGCCGACAAGGAGGGCTTCCTGCGCAGTGCCACAAGCTTGATTCAGACGATTGGACGGTCAGCCCGTAACGTGAATGCGGAAGTTGTGCTTTATGCAGATCGTGTGACCGACAGCATGCAGGAAGCACTCGACGAAACAAAGCGCCGTCGCATCCTTCAGATGAAGTACAATGAAGAGCACGGAATCACACCGGAAACGATCAAGAAAGCCATTCGACGGGGTATTGAAGAAGAAATCGAAGCCAAGCGAATGGCCCAGAAAGTGATCGGCGTCGAAAGCGAAAGCCAATACGTCACGCAGGAGTACCTCAATGAACTTGAGGCCGAGATGCTTGCAGCGGCTGAATCACTGGAATTCGAGCGTGCGGCGAAGCTGCGGGATCGGATTGTGCAACTGAAGAAACAAATGGGCAAGCCCGTCCCCGCGGAAGACGATAGCGCCAGTCCCAAGAAGGGCCGCGGTCGTGGACGCAAAGGGAGTCAACGCAAGCCAAACCCCCATCGATAGAGTATCGGGGATGCCTGCCGCGTCTCAAAGCTTTTGACGGACCTTTCCAAACTTTGGTACACTGCAAGCTCCCAAATTCCTGTCATGAAATCCTCTTTTTCCGGTCGATTTTTTCGTGGGAAGTAATGATGAAAATCGTATTGCCTTCTCGTGTGTCGCATACGAGTTTCATCACCCGACCAATGCCGTCGTTACTGGACCATGAAACGGGGGGATCGCAATGAGTAGCGAATCCGAACCGGCAACGAAAAATCAGGAACCGACCCCTCCCCTCAAGTCGCTGGGGAAGTACCAGATTGAACGCAAACTGGGACAAGGAGGGATGGGGACGGTGTATCTGGCGAGGAACACCGATCTCAAGAAGCTCGTCGCCCTGAAGGTCCTCCCCCGGGACAAGGCCAAGAATCCGACACTCGTCCGACGCTTCAAGGCCGAAGCGCAGGCCGCCGCCCAGCTTGAGCATCCCAATATCGTTGCCGTGTATGACACCGGTGAGGCCGACGGTTATCTCTACATAGCGATGGAGTACGTCGAGGGAATTGACCTGTTCGAACAAGTCCGGCGTCGCGGAACGATCCCCGTCAAACGCTCGATCGAGATCATTAAGCAGGTCGCCTCCGCATTACAGCATGCCTTCGAACACAATATCGTCCATCGAGACATCAAACCGTCGAACCTGCTGCTGCGAAAAGATGGCGTCGTCAAAGTGACAGACCTGGGTCTCGCCCGCTCGATCGACGACACGCTGGAAACCAATATCACCCGTGCCGGTACCACCGTCGGCACTGTCGACTACATGGCCCCTGAGCAGGCCCGCAGCAGCAAGTCTGCGGATATCCGCAGTGATCTGTATTCGCTGGGCTGCACGTGGTACCAGATGCTGACGGGCGATCCCCCCTTCGCGGAAGGAAGCCTGACAAATAAGCTGCAGGCCCACGCCATTAAGGATCTTCCCGACCCCCGGGACATCAATGAAAACGTTCCGGAAGGGCTGATTGCCGTTCTGCGGCGCATGACGGCCAAGAAGCCTGCTGACCGCTACCAGACTCCGGCCGAGCTCCTGGACGATCTGGAAAACTCCAAGCTGACCAATGCGGCGTTCTCGAATGAGATCTTCAGCGACCTGAGCGATGACGAGATTTCGACTCTCAAGGAACAGCCGGAAGCAGAGATCGAAGCGGTCGGCGATCCGGAATCACCCCGACCGAGCAAACGTCGTCGCAAGCCAACTCCGAAGGACGAACCTGAGGCGGACGAGTCGGACAAGCCCCGTGCGCGCCGGCGCCCCCTTCCGAACGATGAAGAGATCTCCGACGAGGTCTCGCCGCCCAAAACCCGTCGCAGGTCAAATAGTCCTGCACCTGACACGGCCGTCGACGACGCCACTCCCCTCCCTACTCGCTCAAAATCGCCCCGTTCACGCGTCGATCAAAGCGATGACGAAGGGGTCGATGAAGA is from Schlesneria sp. DSM 10557 and encodes:
- a CDS encoding DUF2243 domain-containing protein, which gives rise to MKTHRGPLIAAATALGIGLGGFLDGIVFHQILQAHGMLSAKYPQVDPDPLVVIRNLEINMFWDGMFHLFNWVMTCTGLLLLWKASNRADVPWSGYTLAGGLPLGWGMFNLVEGILDHHILHLHHVRETPDHLVYDLAFLGSGVLLVLVGAFLISRDQAKNSRGTALQQDSQSSIVQAENQ
- the uvrB gene encoding excinuclease ABC subunit UvrB, with protein sequence MPEFQIASPFQPSGDQPAAIESLVRGIREGKKDQVLLGVTGSGKTFTMANVIQQMQRPALILSHNKTLAAQLYGEFREFFPNNAVAYFVSYYDYYQPEAYIPQRDIYIEKDSSINEEIDRLRLLATSALVSRRDVIVVASVSCIYGLGSPKDYLEMMVPLTVGGTIDRDDLLRRLCDIQYSRNDIAPARSNFRVRGDVIEVWPAYEEFAYRIELWGDEVEKLSIINPLTGEEAQRLNDIYIYPAKHYVLPEDRITSATDEIENELNVQLEKFQQEGKLIERQRLNARTRHDLELLREMGFCPGIENYSRALSGRKPGEPPFTLLDFFPDDFLLFVDESHVSIPQIRAMFNGDQARKTTLVEHGFRLPMALDNRPLKFEEWNARRKQTIFVSATPADWEIEQTAGEVVEQVIRPTGLLDPTISIHPARGQVPHLIEQIKARTDKGQRTLVTTLTKRLSEDLTNYLTEEGIKCAWLHSELDAFERVEILRNLREGKYDAVVGVNLLREGIDVPEVSLVAILDADKEGFLRSATSLIQTIGRSARNVNAEVVLYADRVTDSMQEALDETKRRRILQMKYNEEHGITPETIKKAIRRGIEEEIEAKRMAQKVIGVESESQYVTQEYLNELEAEMLAAAESLEFERAAKLRDRIVQLKKQMGKPVPAEDDSASPKKGRGRGRKGSQRKPNPHR